The nucleotide window CTCGAAGCTCATCAATATCTTGACTTGTAGGTGGCTGTGTTGGGACCATGACCTTGCTGCTACACCCAGTGGCTTTAGTCTGAATAGCTGATTTTTTCGATAATTTATTCAATCTAGACTCGATTGGTATCGTTTTATGTGTAAAATTACTTGGACGAGGATATTTAATGGATGCTTGAGCTTTGGTTCTCTTGCTCAAAGTAGTATTCCAATAGTTCTTGATTTCATTGTCTGTTCGCCCCGGTAGCCTTCCGGCTATTAAAGACCATCTACCAACCATCAAATAACGAGTGGTAAAAAGCTTTATACCCATTAAACAGATCTTGGGTTTATTAAAAGTCGGAGTCGGGATGAAAAAATAATGAAGGAGAGAGAGATTAGAAACCTGTTCCCAAGAAGATTATGGAGTCTGATAATGAGTTCTTCTTCATCATGGGAGATGTTGCCTCTTTTGATGTCTGGTCTAAGATAATTCACCCATCTAAGTCTGCAACTTCTGCAACATCTTTTCAAACCTGCATTTTTTGGGGTAAACCATCAGAAGCCATGAAGTAAAAAGCTTAATTACAATAATTTCACTTTGgggtcttatatatatatatatatataccagcTCTCTTGGGGAGGTTTCTCCATTTGCCTTCCCCATGAACATTAATATATGATGCAAGTATTTTATCTTCCCAATCAGTCCAAGCTCCTTTTCTAAGTCCTTCTTTGGAGCAGCATGAACTCTTCCCCATACTTCTAATTTCTCACACTCTCTCCCACTCTCTCCCTTTGTTTatacaaatccataaaaatggaaGCGGACTATTCCCCGTTTTATAGCCCCAACAAGATAAAAGAACGAGAAACTATTCCCCGTTTTATAGCCCCAACAAGATAAAAGAACGAGAAACTAACACCTCAAGTTGCAGTCAAACTAACACCTAATAATTGTGTGGTTCGCCATATCATCGCTGTGAACCTCATTAGGCAAGTTTATTTGTTCTTGTTATCCTGGGATTAGATATGATGCTCAGAAATATCATTTTTAAGACAAACATTTATTTACGTACAACAtaactgtaacgcccccacgcctgaaaccgtcaccggagtcaagcttgaggtgctactaaacttatcttaccttttaaacaactctaaatcacttattttaattttcggaataaactattttctgcgtcatggttgcttaaaaattcatttctcgagtttcaaaactcgaaattaagatccgtaaatttttcctgaaactagactcatatatctatctattaatttttttttagaatttttcacttagccaattagtacagtttattagttaaagttatccctgtttcagaatttgactacactggcctctacttactacgaaccacttttctctctgtaaaaaattcatatgactataccgtttgtttccattaaactagattcattaaggattctaaacatataaagtacaccacctaattatttttgtaaaatttatggtgaatttctaaagttggaacaggggatccagaaattgctctggccctatttcactaaaacccagatatcttataaaatacaaaacctttacctgttttgattattccatatgaaaatagacacaatgagctttaatttcatatattattcaccatcaacccatgtctctacaatttcttgtgatttttcaaattcacgttatttctgatacttgaatctgtttttaagttactttcacatttttcatagttttcatgtgatagttactacttaatcatacatactattaaacatgtatatcatcagccattctattagttaatcactagaaagtatttacacatcattcattgatcatatcatattaaaagaaaccaagttcctatacatgccatacacaaaagcGAAGCGTTTAACGCACCAATGtggtttcttcgatagtgtgatcggtctcggcgtttccttcgatcccgagtggcttgataaaactataagaaaaagaaaataaagagagtaagcactaggcttagtaagcttacaagcaaataaattacaacattcaacatgttaaataaatatacataatgt belongs to Gossypium arboreum isolate Shixiya-1 chromosome 7, ASM2569848v2, whole genome shotgun sequence and includes:
- the LOC108483878 gene encoding transcription factor MYB123-like, which gives rise to MGKSSCCSKEGLRKGAWTDWEDKILASYINVHGEGKWRNLPKRAGLKRCCRSCRLRWVNYLRPDIKRGNISHDEEELIIRLHNLLGNRWSLIAGRLPGRTDNEIKNYWNTTLSKRTKAQASIKYPRPSNFTHKTIPIESRLNKLSKKSAIQTKATGCSSKVMVPTQPPTSQDIDELRDGKLHSTNNSQEMGGDIATVEAHNGTQVLDSLNSDGGSNLLSFEINGLRKASDGKFEENHMQLLPFDKAMFEDWTTYPYLNDTAATGWDSLAFLIDTNDWP